A section of the Anabaena cylindrica PCC 7122 genome encodes:
- a CDS encoding IS5 family transposase (programmed frameshift), which produces MYRRAQKQETPPENFELPFGGKLASDNRWVIMANMIPWSEFEAEYAAIFSEEIGAPAKTFRMALGALIIKEKLGISDRETVEQIRENPYLQYFIGMSAYSNKPPFDPSMLVHFRERIDINLVNKLNREIVKQGLEINEEAEKEKKSETEDLKSEMNNRGKLILDASCAPADISYPTDLGLLNQARKHTETIIDILYNSLNVKTINKPRTYRNIARKNYLLVAKKRKVTIKERRKAIKSQLQYIKRNLSHIQQLIDVGASLLNLSNRQYKMLLVVGEIYRQQLWLYENKKQSIEDRIVSLSQPHIRPIIRGKAGKPVEFGAKLSASCYDGYVFLDHISWDNFNESGDLKSQVEAYKTYTGYYPESVHVDKIYRTRENRDWCKERGIRISGPPLGRPPKNVSKEKKKQAAYDERIRNCIEGKFGQGKRRFSLGRVMAKLPHTSLTSIAITFLVMNLSTRLSRVFSVFLWQFFQTTSFFVNFINTSYVLASRTQQKLIFSFV; this is translated from the exons ATGTATCGAAGAGCGCAAAAACAAGAAACGCCCCCAGAAAACTTTGAACTACCCTTTGGGGGAAAACTAGCGTCAGATAACCGATGGGTAATCATGGCAAACATGATACCGTGGTCAGAGTTTGAAGCAGAATATGCAGCTATATTCTCAGAAGAAATAGGCGCACCAGCGAAAACATTTAGAATGGCATTAGGGGCATTAATAATCAAAGAAAAGTTAGGGATAAGTGATAGGGAAACAGTAGAACAGATTAGGGAGAATCCCTATCTACAATACTTTATAGGAATGTCAGCTTATAGTAATAAACCACCATTTGACCCTTCGATGTTAGTTCACTTTAGAGAAAGAATAGATATAAACTTAGTCAATAAATTGAATAGAGAAATTGTCAAACAAGGATTAGAAATAAACGAGGAGGCAGAAAAAGAAAAAAAGTCAGAAACCGAGGATTTAAAAAGTGAGATGAACAATCGGGGAAAATTAATATTAGATGCCAGTTGTGCGCCAGCAGATATCAGTTATCCCACAGACTTAGGATTATTAAATCAAGCTAGAAAGCACACAGAAACAATTATAGATATTTTATATAACTCCCTAAATGTAAAAACCATAAACAAACCGAGAACATACAGGAATATAGCGAGAAAGAATTATTTATTAGTAGCAAAAAAAAGAAAAGTAACCATTAAAGAAAGAAGAAAAGCTATAAAAAGTCAACTGCAATATATCAAAAGAAATTTATCTCATATTCAGCAGTTAATAGATGTAGGTGCCTCACTTTTAAACCTGAGTAATAGACAATATAAGATGTTACTGGTAGTAGGAGAAATTTATCGCCAACAACTTTGGTTATATGAAAATAAAAAACAAAGTATAGAAGACCGAATAGTCAGTCTCAGCCAACCGCATATCCGTCCGATTATCAGAGGAAAAGCGGGTAAACCAGTGGAATTTGGAGCCAAATTATCAGCCAGTTGCTATGATGGATATGTATTTCTAGACCATATTAGTTGGGACAATTTTAACGAATCAGGAGACTTAAAATCACAGGTAGAAGCCTACAAAACTTATACCGGGTATTATCCTGAATCAGTTCATGTGGATAAAATTTATCGGACAAGGGAGAACCGAGATTGGTGTAAAGAAAGAGGAATTAGAATCAGTGGACCTCCTTTAGGAAGACCACCTAAAAATGTCAGTAAAGAAA AAAAGAAGCAAGCTGCTTATGACGAGAGAATTCGTAATTGTATTGAGGGAAAGTTTGGACAAGGTAAAAGAAGATTTAGCTTGGGTAGAGTCATGGCTAAACTTCCTCATACTTCTTTAACTTCTATTGCTATTACTTTTTTAGTTATGAATCTTTCTACCCGACTTTCACGGGTTTTTTCTGTGTTTTTATGGCAATTTTTCCAAACAACATCTTTTTTCGTCAATTTTATTAATACAAGTTATGTTTTGGCTTCTCGCACACAACAAAAACTTATATTTTCCTTTGTCTGA
- a CDS encoding zinc-dependent alcohol dehydrogenase produces MKAICWHGTNDVRLESVPDPKIINPRDAIVKITTTAICGSDLHLYNGYIPTMEKGDILGHEFMGEVVELGSAVKNIKVGDRVVVPFPISCGNCFFCQRDLWSLCDNSNPNAWMAEKIMGHSPSGIFGYSHMLGGYAGGQAEYARVPFADVGLLKIPDGLTDEQVVFLTDIFPTGYMAAENCEIQPGDIVAIWGCGPVGQFAIRSAYMLGAERVIAIDRVPERLQMAKDGNAEILNFEELDVGEALKEMTGGRGPDAVMDAVGMEAHGMGLEGLYDKAKQAVRLETDRPHVLRQAIVACRKGGTVSIPGVYGGFVDKIPMGAAMNKGLTFKMGQTHVHRYLRSLLEHIQNGDIDPSFVITHRLPLEQAPHGYEIFKHKQDNCIKVVLKP; encoded by the coding sequence ATGAAAGCTATTTGTTGGCATGGTACTAATGATGTGCGCTTAGAAAGCGTACCCGATCCAAAAATCATTAATCCGCGTGATGCTATTGTTAAAATCACGACAACGGCGATTTGTGGTTCTGACCTGCATCTTTATAACGGCTACATCCCCACGATGGAAAAGGGCGATATCCTGGGTCATGAATTTATGGGGGAGGTAGTTGAACTAGGTAGCGCGGTCAAAAATATCAAAGTAGGCGATAGGGTGGTTGTACCATTTCCGATTTCCTGTGGTAACTGTTTCTTCTGCCAAAGGGATTTATGGTCACTGTGCGATAACTCTAACCCGAATGCCTGGATGGCAGAAAAAATTATGGGTCATTCCCCATCTGGTATTTTCGGTTACTCTCATATGCTGGGGGGCTATGCTGGTGGTCAAGCTGAATATGCCCGTGTTCCCTTTGCCGATGTTGGTTTGTTGAAGATTCCTGATGGACTGACAGACGAACAAGTTGTATTTTTGACAGATATCTTCCCCACTGGCTATATGGCAGCGGAAAACTGTGAGATTCAGCCTGGTGATATTGTTGCTATTTGGGGTTGTGGACCGGTTGGGCAATTCGCTATTCGTAGTGCTTATATGTTGGGTGCTGAACGGGTGATTGCGATTGATCGTGTTCCTGAACGTCTACAAATGGCGAAAGACGGTAACGCTGAAATCCTCAACTTTGAAGAACTTGATGTTGGTGAAGCTCTCAAAGAAATGACAGGGGGGCGCGGTCCTGATGCGGTGATGGACGCAGTGGGAATGGAAGCTCATGGTATGGGTCTAGAAGGTCTGTATGACAAGGCCAAACAAGCAGTGCGTTTAGAAACAGACCGCCCCCATGTGCTGCGGCAAGCAATTGTGGCTTGTCGTAAAGGTGGTACTGTGTCAATTCCTGGTGTTTATGGTGGCTTTGTAGATAAGATACCGATGGGTGCTGCTATGAACAAGGGCCTGACATTCAAAATGGGACAAACTCATGTTCATAGATATCTGCGATCGCTATTGGAACATATTCAAAATGGTGATATTGACCCTTCTTTTGTCATCACCCATCGTCTACCGCTAGAGCAAGCACCCCACGGCTATGAGATTTTCAAGCACAAGCAGGATAACTGTATTAAAGTTGTTCTCAAGCCATAA
- a CDS encoding SRPBCC family protein → MNQPNKVEKVVTINKPAEELYRFWHKFENLPRFMKHLKDVKVYDDRRSHWVTRGPLDSSIEWDAVIIEDRENELISWASVQGADVDNSGSVSFQPAPGNRGTEVKVVTQYNPPGGAIGDAVAKLFGEEPKQQLGDDLHRFKMIAEAGEIATIEGQPKGNG, encoded by the coding sequence ATGAACCAGCCAAACAAAGTTGAAAAGGTGGTGACGATTAACAAACCGGCGGAAGAACTCTACCGCTTTTGGCATAAATTTGAGAATTTGCCGCGTTTTATGAAACATCTCAAAGATGTGAAGGTATACGACGATAGGCGATCGCACTGGGTTACCCGTGGGCCATTAGACAGCAGCATTGAATGGGATGCAGTCATCATCGAAGACCGGGAAAACGAATTGATTTCTTGGGCTTCGGTTCAAGGAGCAGATGTTGATAACTCTGGTTCTGTAAGCTTCCAGCCAGCACCCGGCAATCGCGGTACTGAGGTCAAAGTCGTGACCCAATATAATCCCCCTGGTGGAGCAATTGGAGATGCTGTAGCCAAACTCTTTGGTGAAGAACCAAAACAGCAACTTGGAGATGATCTGCATCGCTTCAAAATGATCGCCGAAGCTGGCGAAATTGCCACCATAGAAGGTCAACCAAAAGGTAATGGGTAG
- a CDS encoding Gfo/Idh/MocA family protein: protein MTTTNGKNKIRYAVVGLGWFAQEAALPAFTSADNSELVALVSDDPTKREELSKKYGIQHTYSYDEYEDCLTSGDIDAVYIALPNHLHCDYTVRAANQAIHVLCEKPMAVTEKECEAMMKAANDNGVKLMIAYRLHLEQANLQAVEIVRSHQIGEPRLFNSVFSQQVEQGNIRLREITGGGTIYDIGIYCINAARYLFQDEPTEVFAVAATKGEQRFSEVEEMTSVILRFPNERLATFTCSFGAAKVSNYQVVGTKGDIRVESAYTWQGEIKHYLTIDGETQERTFESHDQLAAEFSYFSDCILQNKDPEPSGIEGLNDVRIIVALYQSIETGQPMKVETLKREQRPTSAQTIERPATEEKPELIHAASPAGN, encoded by the coding sequence ATGACAACTACAAACGGAAAAAACAAAATTCGTTACGCCGTTGTGGGTTTAGGTTGGTTTGCTCAAGAAGCAGCTTTACCGGCCTTTACTTCTGCCGATAACTCTGAATTAGTGGCTCTAGTTTCCGATGACCCCACAAAACGTGAAGAACTCAGTAAAAAGTATGGGATTCAGCATACTTATTCTTATGATGAGTATGAAGACTGTCTAACAAGCGGTGATATTGATGCTGTTTATATTGCATTACCCAATCACCTACATTGTGATTATACTGTGCGGGCAGCTAATCAAGCCATTCATGTACTTTGTGAAAAGCCAATGGCTGTAACAGAAAAAGAATGCGAAGCCATGATGAAAGCTGCTAATGACAATGGTGTCAAGTTAATGATTGCTTATCGCTTACATCTAGAACAGGCAAACTTACAAGCAGTAGAAATAGTGCGTTCTCATCAAATTGGTGAACCAAGACTTTTCAACTCTGTATTCTCTCAACAAGTAGAACAGGGAAACATCCGTTTACGAGAGATTACAGGAGGAGGAACAATCTATGATATTGGTATTTACTGCATTAATGCCGCACGCTATCTATTTCAAGATGAACCAACGGAAGTGTTTGCTGTAGCTGCTACCAAGGGAGAACAACGTTTCAGTGAAGTGGAAGAAATGACCAGTGTTATCCTGCGTTTTCCCAATGAACGACTAGCAACATTTACCTGTAGCTTTGGCGCAGCCAAAGTTTCTAATTACCAGGTTGTAGGCACTAAAGGCGACATCCGAGTAGAATCTGCTTACACTTGGCAGGGAGAAATTAAGCATTATCTGACTATTGATGGTGAAACTCAAGAACGTACCTTTGAGAGCCATGATCAACTAGCGGCTGAATTCTCCTATTTCTCAGATTGTATTCTCCAAAATAAAGACCCAGAGCCGTCCGGAATCGAAGGATTGAATGATGTTCGCATAATTGTGGCGCTCTACCAATCTATTGAAACAGGTCAGCCGATGAAAGTAGAAACTCTGAAGCGTGAACAACGTCCAACATCGGCTCAAACTATTGAGCGTCCTGCTACTGAAGAAAAACCAGAGCTAATTCATGCCGCTTCACCTGCTGGTAATTGA
- a CDS encoding reverse transcriptase N-terminal domain-containing protein, translated as MYRATQRCQWNRVRSLMKLMLRSYSNLLLAVRRVTQENDGKRTAGIDGQIALTSEARVALVNQMQEYRIWQTHPVKRVYIPKSGGKLRPLGIPCLVDRVAQAVIKNALEPSWEARFESNSYGFRCGRGCHDAIRR; from the coding sequence ATTTATCGGGCTACTCAGAGATGCCAATGGAATCGGGTCAGAAGCCTGATGAAACTGATGTTAAGGAGCTATTCAAACCTGCTACTAGCGGTGCGACGAGTTACCCAAGAAAATGACGGCAAACGGACTGCTGGCATAGATGGTCAGATAGCCCTCACCTCAGAAGCTAGGGTAGCACTGGTCAACCAGATGCAAGAATACAGAATATGGCAAACACACCCGGTTAAACGGGTTTACATTCCCAAGTCAGGGGGAAAACTTAGACCATTAGGAATTCCCTGTCTGGTAGACCGAGTGGCACAAGCAGTTATCAAAAATGCCTTAGAACCAAGTTGGGAAGCCCGCTTTGAGTCAAATTCCTATGGCTTTCGCTGTGGTAGAGGTTGTCATGATGCTATACGCCGATGA
- a CDS encoding group II intron reverse transcriptase: MSQIPMAFAVVEVVMMLYADDFLITAETKEDIEAIVPKVVDFLHVRGLELNSDKTNIVPVEQGFNFLGFHVRKFHGSCYIMPQKEKVKDFLKGIRDWLKANKQATPEMVIYHLNPILRGWGNYYKHSVSTQVFSYVDHEIWKALWKWSLRRHPNKGKRWVANRYFKTINGRKWNFAATVKDRRGEWTTISLVYLPGINIERHVKVKGAASPDDPELKHYWEQRQTRYGKTYWEKGSKLYKVAVNQNWRCPVCHEHLFNGETLNTHHLLSVAEGGTDTVDNLVHLHTSCHRHLHHRKTL; the protein is encoded by the coding sequence TTGAGTCAAATTCCTATGGCTTTCGCTGTGGTAGAGGTTGTCATGATGCTATACGCCGATGATTTCCTAATTACGGCTGAAACTAAGGAAGATATTGAAGCAATTGTTCCCAAGGTTGTAGATTTCCTTCATGTTAGAGGCTTGGAACTAAATTCTGACAAAACCAACATTGTTCCTGTGGAACAAGGGTTTAATTTTTTGGGTTTCCATGTCCGAAAGTTCCACGGCAGTTGCTACATTATGCCACAGAAAGAAAAAGTCAAAGACTTTCTCAAAGGCATACGGGATTGGCTAAAAGCTAATAAGCAAGCCACTCCTGAAATGGTTATCTACCACCTCAACCCTATTCTTAGAGGCTGGGGCAACTACTACAAACATAGTGTCAGTACACAAGTATTCAGTTACGTAGACCACGAAATCTGGAAAGCTCTCTGGAAGTGGTCACTGCGTAGACATCCGAATAAAGGTAAGCGATGGGTCGCCAATCGATACTTCAAAACTATCAATGGTAGAAAATGGAACTTTGCAGCAACGGTAAAAGACCGACGGGGAGAATGGACTACCATTTCTCTAGTATATCTGCCGGGTATCAATATTGAACGGCACGTTAAGGTCAAAGGCGCTGCATCTCCTGATGACCCAGAGTTAAAACACTACTGGGAACAACGTCAAACCCGGTATGGCAAGACCTATTGGGAAAAGGGATCTAAGCTCTACAAAGTAGCAGTGAACCAAAATTGGCGTTGTCCAGTCTGCCACGAACACCTGTTCAATGGAGAAACACTGAATACACATCATCTTCTGAGTGTTGCAGAGGGAGGTACGGATACCGTAGATAATCTTGTTCATCTACATACATCTTGCCACCGTCATCTGCATCATCGAAAAACTCTCTGA
- a CDS encoding VWA domain-containing protein, whose amino-acid sequence MSYPIPSKMWQRVSILTFLLLLPTVGIAVLNQSLTKAIPTNQTTSANSILPNNSNYQVLQALVNNYSCVVSVPNFGTLPVARTEFATVLNTCSQRINELIANNPTTVAQTDLQTLQRLQKEFAPELVTLNNPKDELEAQTNIAPTQDTRERIQDQSTRKTNPSGVITAKPLNLPPSSPVTSNVNRYSIPKRTVGGGINGMIAPEPEISRQFNTENYNRIDDNPFHRVGNDPLSTFSIDVDTASYSNMRRFITQGQLPPKDAVRIEELINYFTYNYPQPTGNRPFSVTTEVTAAPWNPQHKLVQVGLQGKRLESETLPPSNLVFLIDVSGSMGEPNKLPLVKQSLKLLVNKLSPEDRVSLVVYAGNAGVVLPATPGSQKTKILAAIDRLEAGGSTAGGQGIELAYKIAKQNFLKSGNNRVILATDGDFNVGVSSDAELTRLIEQKRDQGIFLTVIGFGTGNYKDGKMEQLADKGNGNYAYIDTLLEAKKVLVNDIRGTLFTIAKDVKIQVEFNPAKVQAYRLIGYENRLLQNQDFNDDKKDAGEIGAGHSVTALYEIIPTDMKSDVKLPDIDPLRYQRSGVTATDTADNEMMLVKLRYKLPQDNTSQLITQTIKDSEFNANQTPSTNLRFAAAIATFGMIIRDSEYKGNANYDLVMKLATQGQGEDQEGYRGEFIRLVEQSRELMTRK is encoded by the coding sequence ATGTCTTACCCGATTCCGTCCAAAATGTGGCAGCGCGTCAGTATTTTAACGTTCTTATTATTACTACCAACAGTAGGAATTGCCGTTTTAAATCAGTCTCTGACAAAAGCAATTCCCACCAATCAGACTACCTCAGCCAACTCTATTCTCCCCAATAACTCGAATTATCAAGTACTCCAGGCATTAGTCAACAATTATAGTTGTGTCGTTTCCGTTCCCAACTTTGGCACTCTTCCCGTCGCCCGCACAGAATTTGCTACAGTCTTGAATACTTGTTCACAACGAATCAATGAACTAATAGCAAATAACCCCACCACAGTTGCCCAAACAGACCTGCAAACTCTACAACGCTTACAAAAAGAATTTGCCCCAGAATTAGTAACCCTCAATAATCCCAAAGATGAATTAGAGGCTCAAACTAACATCGCTCCTACTCAAGATACCAGAGAACGCATTCAAGACCAGTCTACTCGCAAGACTAACCCGTCAGGTGTAATCACGGCAAAACCTCTGAATTTACCACCTAGTTCCCCTGTCACGTCTAATGTTAACCGTTACAGTATTCCTAAACGCACAGTTGGGGGTGGCATTAATGGTATGATTGCCCCCGAACCTGAAATCAGTCGGCAATTCAACACAGAGAACTATAACCGAATTGATGATAATCCCTTTCATCGTGTTGGTAATGACCCTCTTTCTACCTTTTCCATAGATGTAGATACGGCATCATATAGTAATATGCGACGGTTTATTACCCAAGGGCAATTACCACCCAAAGATGCAGTACGAATAGAAGAATTGATTAACTACTTCACCTATAATTATCCTCAACCAACAGGAAATAGACCTTTTTCCGTCACCACTGAAGTGACTGCTGCCCCCTGGAATCCCCAACATAAATTAGTACAAGTAGGTTTGCAAGGAAAACGTTTAGAGAGTGAAACCTTACCACCAAGTAACCTTGTATTTCTAATTGATGTCTCCGGTTCTATGGGTGAACCCAACAAATTACCCTTGGTAAAACAGTCTTTAAAATTGCTAGTGAATAAACTCAGTCCTGAAGACAGGGTAAGTTTGGTAGTTTATGCCGGAAATGCGGGTGTAGTCTTACCTGCTACCCCTGGAAGTCAAAAAACAAAAATTCTGGCAGCCATTGACCGCTTAGAAGCCGGAGGTTCTACTGCTGGTGGTCAAGGGATTGAATTAGCTTACAAAATCGCCAAACAAAACTTCCTCAAATCTGGTAATAACAGAGTTATTTTAGCCACTGATGGAGATTTTAACGTCGGGGTTTCCAGCGATGCTGAATTAACTCGATTAATTGAACAGAAGCGAGACCAGGGAATTTTTCTTACAGTTATAGGATTTGGTACTGGTAACTATAAAGATGGAAAAATGGAACAACTAGCTGATAAGGGTAATGGCAACTATGCCTATATTGATACCTTATTAGAAGCTAAAAAAGTCCTAGTTAATGACATTCGGGGAACGCTGTTTACTATTGCCAAAGATGTGAAAATTCAGGTGGAATTTAATCCTGCTAAAGTGCAAGCATACCGCTTGATTGGCTATGAAAATCGCCTGTTGCAAAACCAAGATTTCAATGATGATAAGAAAGATGCAGGGGAAATTGGCGCTGGTCATTCGGTGACAGCACTATATGAAATTATTCCTACTGACATGAAAAGTGATGTGAAACTACCAGATATAGACCCTTTGCGTTATCAGCGTTCTGGTGTAACTGCGACCGATACTGCTGATAATGAGATGATGTTGGTGAAACTCCGCTATAAGTTACCCCAGGACAACACCAGTCAATTAATTACTCAGACTATCAAAGATAGTGAATTCAACGCTAACCAAACACCATCGACTAATTTGAGATTTGCTGCTGCGATCGCTACTTTTGGGATGATAATACGTGATTCTGAGTACAAAGGGAATGCTAACTATGATTTGGTAATGAAATTAGCAACTCAAGGTCAGGGGGAAGATCAGGAAGGTTATCGCGGTGAGTTTATTCGCTTAGTGGAGCAATCTAGGGAGTTAATGACCAGGAAGTGA
- a CDS encoding Uma2 family endonuclease, whose product MNYTYAATSISEYWVVDLKNQQFKVFREPINSDYSQELTLTLGEISPLAFPEIKVSIQRLLKGF is encoded by the coding sequence TTGAACTACACCTATGCTGCTACATCAATTTCTGAATATTGGGTAGTAGATTTAAAGAATCAACAATTCAAAGTGTTTAGAGAGCCAATAAATAGTGATTATTCCCAAGAATTAACCTTGACTTTAGGTGAAATATCTCCGTTAGCATTTCCAGAAATTAAAGTTTCTATTCAACGTTTACTAAAAGGGTTTTAA